In Kocuria turfanensis, a single genomic region encodes these proteins:
- the murC gene encoding UDP-N-acetylmuramate--L-alanine ligase translates to MVAEHQLDPGRLGRVHFIGMGGAGMSAVAKLMLAHGVPVSGSDRQDSPALRQLEDLGATVFVGQRAEHVTGARTVVVSTAIPPEDPEYAAARAAGLRVLHRSDALAATMHGRDVVAVAGTHGKTTTSAMAALALHAAGRHPSWAIGAHVADLGANAALGDGRWFVAEADESDGSFLKYGPRVAVVTNIEPDHLDFYPSREAFYQAFDDFAATLTGDGLLVACQDDPGSRALAERHRAAGGRVVSYGTDATADVRVLPHGTDGLRTHSTLVLGEGADRREEQLELAVPGRHNVLNATAAFCVAVEAGVPPADAVRGLAGFHGSARRFDLRGEGRGVRVFDDYAHHPTEVVAALTAAREVAGGHRVIAIFQPHLFSRTRQFAAEFADALALADESLVIDVFAAREQPVAGLTSEVITERAPAHVRYVPDGAQAVAEAARAARPGDLVLTVGAGDVTRLGPLLVDRLGES, encoded by the coding sequence GTGGTCGCTGAGCACCAGCTCGACCCCGGCCGGCTGGGCCGGGTGCACTTCATCGGCATGGGCGGGGCCGGGATGTCCGCCGTCGCCAAGCTCATGCTCGCCCACGGCGTCCCGGTCAGCGGCTCCGACCGGCAGGACTCCCCGGCGCTGCGCCAGCTCGAGGACCTGGGCGCCACGGTGTTCGTGGGCCAGCGGGCCGAGCACGTCACCGGGGCCCGGACCGTGGTGGTCTCCACCGCCATCCCGCCGGAGGACCCCGAGTACGCCGCGGCGCGGGCCGCCGGGCTGCGCGTGCTGCACCGCTCCGACGCCCTGGCCGCCACGATGCACGGCCGCGACGTCGTGGCGGTGGCCGGCACCCACGGCAAGACCACCACGAGCGCGATGGCCGCCCTGGCCCTGCACGCCGCGGGCCGGCACCCCTCCTGGGCGATCGGCGCGCACGTGGCCGACCTCGGGGCCAACGCCGCCCTCGGGGACGGCCGGTGGTTCGTGGCGGAGGCCGACGAGTCCGACGGCTCCTTCCTGAAGTACGGTCCCCGGGTCGCGGTGGTCACCAACATCGAGCCGGACCACCTCGACTTCTACCCGTCCCGCGAGGCCTTCTACCAGGCCTTCGACGACTTCGCCGCGACCCTGACCGGGGACGGGCTGCTCGTGGCCTGCCAGGACGACCCCGGCTCGCGGGCCCTGGCCGAGCGGCACCGGGCCGCGGGCGGACGGGTGGTCAGCTACGGCACCGACGCGACCGCGGACGTGCGGGTGCTCCCGCACGGGACCGACGGGCTGCGCACCCACAGCACCCTGGTGCTGGGGGAGGGCGCCGACCGCCGCGAGGAGCAGCTCGAGCTCGCGGTGCCCGGGCGGCACAACGTGCTCAACGCCACCGCCGCCTTCTGCGTGGCCGTCGAGGCCGGCGTCCCGCCCGCGGACGCCGTACGCGGGCTGGCCGGTTTCCACGGCTCGGCCCGGCGCTTCGACCTGCGGGGCGAGGGCCGCGGCGTGCGGGTCTTCGACGACTACGCCCACCACCCCACCGAGGTCGTCGCGGCCCTCACCGCGGCCCGGGAGGTCGCCGGCGGGCACCGGGTGATCGCCATCTTCCAGCCCCACCTGTTCTCCCGGACCCGGCAGTTCGCCGCGGAGTTCGCCGACGCCCTCGCCCTCGCGGACGAGAGCCTGGTCATCGACGTCTTCGCCGCGCGCGAGCAGCCGGTCGCGGGGCTGACCAGCGAGGTCATCACCGAGCGCGCCCCCGCCCACGTCCGCTACGTCCCCGACGGCGCGCAGGCGGTCGCCGAGGCCGCCCGTGCCGCCCGCCCCGGCGACCTGGTGCTCACGGTCGGGGCCGGTGACGTCACCCGGCTCGGCCCCCTGCTCGTGGACCGGCTCGGGGAGAGCTGA
- the ftsW gene encoding putative lipid II flippase FtsW, translating to MTQLQDRPGAAVSAPGPRGGLRRFWRALVDGPLVHSYYALAGSVLLLTGIGIMMVLSASAVESISAQESAYSYFMKQATYAGLGIVLMFGLSFVPTSWYRRGATGLLVLAVLLLLLVFTPLGQEINGNRNWIVVGGQSFQPSEAAKLAVSVWLAMVLARQGDAVRDWRQALWPSALGIGLPALMVVLGDDVGTALVFALIYAAALFFAGAPLRLFAVAAAGAVALGAVAIAAAPHRVDRITGWLFGECGATDACYQADQGLNALASGGWWGVGLGQSRLKYNYVPEAHNDYIFSIIGEELGLLGTVLILALFAVMTLAMARIILRARSRFVRIATACVVTWLVGQAFINIGMVTGVLPVIGVPLPFISYGGSSLLMSLAAVGVVMSFTRLPRRIPVPTRTPRPRTPNEDRA from the coding sequence GTGACGCAGCTCCAGGACCGCCCCGGTGCCGCGGTGAGCGCGCCCGGGCCCCGGGGCGGGCTGCGGCGCTTCTGGCGCGCGCTCGTGGACGGCCCGCTCGTCCACTCCTACTACGCGCTGGCCGGGTCCGTGCTGCTGCTCACCGGGATCGGCATCATGATGGTCCTCTCCGCATCCGCGGTGGAGTCCATCTCCGCCCAGGAGTCCGCCTACTCCTACTTCATGAAGCAGGCCACGTACGCGGGCCTGGGCATCGTGCTGATGTTCGGGCTCTCCTTCGTGCCCACGTCCTGGTACCGGCGCGGCGCCACCGGGCTGCTGGTCCTGGCCGTGCTGCTCCTGCTGCTCGTGTTCACCCCGCTGGGGCAGGAGATCAACGGCAACCGGAACTGGATCGTGGTCGGCGGACAGTCCTTCCAGCCCTCCGAGGCCGCGAAGCTCGCCGTGTCCGTGTGGCTGGCGATGGTCCTGGCCCGGCAGGGCGACGCGGTGCGCGACTGGCGCCAGGCCCTGTGGCCCTCGGCGCTGGGCATCGGGCTCCCCGCCCTGATGGTCGTGCTCGGCGACGACGTCGGCACCGCGCTGGTCTTCGCGCTCATCTACGCCGCCGCGCTGTTCTTCGCCGGGGCGCCGCTGCGGCTGTTCGCCGTCGCCGCCGCCGGGGCGGTCGCGCTGGGGGCGGTCGCGATCGCCGCGGCGCCCCACCGGGTGGACCGCATCACCGGCTGGCTGTTCGGCGAGTGCGGCGCCACCGACGCCTGCTACCAGGCCGACCAGGGGCTCAACGCCCTGGCCTCGGGCGGCTGGTGGGGCGTGGGCCTGGGCCAGTCGCGGCTCAAGTACAACTACGTGCCCGAGGCGCACAACGACTACATCTTCTCCATCATCGGCGAGGAGCTGGGGCTGCTGGGCACGGTGCTGATCCTCGCCCTGTTCGCAGTCATGACCCTGGCGATGGCCCGGATCATCCTGCGCGCGCGCAGCCGGTTCGTGCGGATCGCCACCGCGTGCGTGGTGACGTGGCTGGTGGGCCAGGCCTTCATCAACATCGGCATGGTCACCGGGGTGCTCCCGGTGATCGGCGTCCCCCTGCCGTTCATCAGCTACGGTGGGTCCTCGTTGTTGATGAGCCTGGCCGCCGTCGGCGTGGTGATGTCCTTCACCCGCCTGCCGCGCCGGATCCCGGTCCCCACCCGCACCCCCCGCCCCCGCACCCCGAACGAGGATCGCGCATGA
- a CDS encoding cell division protein FtsQ/DivIB: MSRHGRPHQPRFGEDPRDAGTPAPEAPEAPGVPAAATPTPGPLDPGAPAGDGRDGAPGDTAGDRSAAGPWSALPAEGAGRSGRVRVNDGTKVSPVSDEDELVEVPAAGGRFSAWRRHRQERAPSRTLTASRVPAEPGHHGSTAAGPTGAGSTAAGPTGAGSTAAGPTGAGSTAAGPTGAGSTAAGPTGAGSTAAGPTGAGSTAAGPTGAGSTAAGPTGAGSTAAGPTGAGSTAAGPTGAGSTAAGPTGAGSTAAGPTGAGSTAAGPTGAGSTAAGPTGAGSTAAGPTGAGSTAAGPTGAGSTAAGPTGAGSTAAGPTGAGSTAAGATAAGSSAAGATVVAFPASAGVRRRRRRLGAALGALVALAVLAGVLFLSPALAVRDITVRGAQLTDPAGVEETLEGYRGTPLTRISKQDVRERVGAIPQVRSIEVVLEPPHHLIVELHERVPVAAVQDGDEFAVVDSEGVRLATAATAEEAAVPVVTGGPDVLEGERFDAITDVLAALPESVLAQLRTASAESLSSVELTFTDGRTVVWGTAEDSELKAQVLRELVEARGAGSGVEIYDVSSPTRPVVR, from the coding sequence ATGAGCCGGCACGGCCGACCGCACCAGCCCCGGTTCGGGGAGGACCCCCGGGACGCCGGCACCCCCGCCCCGGAGGCTCCGGAGGCCCCTGGGGTCCCGGCCGCGGCAACGCCCACCCCGGGCCCCCTCGACCCCGGCGCCCCCGCCGGAGACGGCCGGGACGGGGCTCCCGGGGACACCGCCGGGGACCGGTCCGCCGCCGGGCCCTGGTCCGCCCTCCCCGCCGAAGGGGCGGGGCGGAGCGGACGGGTGCGCGTGAACGACGGGACCAAGGTCTCGCCCGTCTCCGACGAGGACGAGCTCGTGGAGGTCCCCGCGGCGGGCGGCCGGTTCAGCGCCTGGCGCCGGCACCGGCAGGAGCGCGCCCCGTCCCGCACGCTCACCGCCTCCCGGGTGCCGGCGGAGCCCGGCCACCACGGTTCCACCGCGGCCGGTCCCACCGGGGCCGGTTCCACCGCGGCCGGTCCCACCGGGGCCGGTTCCACCGCGGCCGGTCCCACCGGGGCCGGTTCCACCGCGGCCGGTCCCACCGGGGCCGGTTCCACCGCGGCCGGTCCCACCGGGGCCGGTTCCACCGCGGCCGGTCCCACCGGGGCCGGTTCCACCGCGGCCGGTCCCACCGGGGCCGGTTCCACCGCGGCCGGTCCCACCGGGGCCGGTTCCACCGCGGCCGGTCCCACCGGGGCCGGTTCCACCGCGGCCGGTCCCACCGGGGCCGGTTCCACCGCGGCCGGTCCCACCGGGGCCGGTTCCACCGCGGCCGGTCCCACCGGGGCCGGTTCCACCGCGGCCGGTCCCACCGGGGCCGGTTCCACCGCGGCCGGTCCCACCGGGGCCGGTTCCACCGCGGCCGGTCCCACCGGGGCCGGTTCCACCGCGGCCGGTCCCACCGGGGCCGGTTCCACCGCGGCCGGTCCCACCGGGGCCGGTTCCACCGCGGCCGGTCCCACCGGGGCCGGTTCCACCGCGGCCGGTGCCACTGCGGCCGGTTCGTCTGCGGCCGGGGCCACCGTCGTCGCGTTCCCCGCCTCGGCCGGCGTCCGGCGCCGGCGCCGCCGGCTCGGCGCCGCCCTGGGGGCGCTCGTAGCCCTCGCCGTGCTCGCCGGCGTGCTGTTCCTCTCCCCGGCCCTCGCCGTGCGGGACATCACCGTGCGCGGCGCCCAGCTGACCGACCCCGCCGGCGTCGAGGAGACCCTGGAGGGCTACCGCGGGACCCCGCTGACCCGGATCTCGAAGCAGGATGTCCGTGAGCGGGTCGGCGCGATCCCGCAGGTCCGCTCGATCGAGGTCGTGCTCGAGCCCCCGCACCACCTGATCGTGGAGCTGCACGAGCGGGTGCCGGTGGCCGCGGTCCAGGACGGCGACGAGTTCGCGGTCGTGGACTCCGAGGGCGTGCGGCTGGCCACCGCGGCCACCGCCGAGGAGGCCGCCGTGCCGGTGGTCACGGGCGGCCCCGACGTGCTGGAGGGCGAACGGTTCGACGCCATCACCGACGTGCTGGCCGCCCTGCCCGAGTCCGTCCTCGCCCAGCTGCGCACGGCCTCGGCCGAGTCCCTGTCCTCTGTGGAGCTGACGTTCACCGACGGCCGCACCGTCGTGTGGGGCACCGCCGAGGACAGCGAGCTGAAGGCGCAGGTGCTCCGGGAGCTCGTCGAGGCGCGCGGGGCCGGCAGCGGCGTGGAGATCTACGACGTGTCCAGCCCCACGCGCCCCGTGGTGCGCTGA
- the murG gene encoding undecaprenyldiphospho-muramoylpentapeptide beta-N-acetylglucosaminyltransferase, with product MTPSEPTTEGAAPSVLLAGGGTAGHVSPLLAVAAALREQAPGARLTAVGTASGMETRLVPQAGLALELVDRVPLPRRISVDLARLPGRLLAAVRQAGEILDRVRPDVVVGVGGYVCTPVYLAAARRGLPVVVHEANARPGLANRVGARWARTVATAFPGTPLRGAVTVGMPMRREIAGLDRAGRRAEARRSFGLDPDVPTVVVTGGSSGALNMNRTVAAVAGEVAAHGHQLLHVTGRGKQVTRDDGTLLEAPGYVQVEYVDGMERVYAAADLLVARAGAATVSEVAAVGLPAVFVPLPVGNGEQALNAASLVAAGAARLVSDDAFTPDWYREHVHPLLAAPDGLAAMAAASREHGVRDADAVLARLILEEVPRGR from the coding sequence ATGACACCGTCCGAACCGACCACCGAGGGCGCCGCCCCGTCGGTCCTGCTCGCCGGCGGCGGCACCGCCGGGCACGTGAGCCCCCTGCTGGCCGTGGCCGCCGCCCTGCGCGAGCAGGCCCCGGGAGCCCGGCTCACGGCGGTGGGCACCGCCTCCGGGATGGAGACCCGGCTCGTGCCGCAGGCCGGGCTCGCGCTCGAGCTCGTCGACCGGGTGCCGCTGCCCCGGCGGATCTCCGTGGACCTCGCCCGGCTGCCCGGGCGGCTGCTCGCCGCCGTGCGGCAGGCGGGGGAGATCCTGGACCGGGTGCGCCCGGACGTGGTGGTCGGCGTCGGCGGGTACGTCTGCACCCCCGTCTACCTCGCCGCCGCCCGGCGCGGGCTGCCCGTCGTGGTGCACGAGGCCAACGCCCGCCCCGGCCTCGCCAACCGGGTGGGCGCGCGCTGGGCCCGGACCGTGGCCACCGCGTTCCCCGGCACGCCCCTGCGCGGGGCCGTCACCGTGGGCATGCCCATGCGCCGGGAGATCGCCGGCCTGGACCGGGCGGGCCGGCGCGCCGAGGCCCGCCGGTCCTTCGGGCTCGACCCCGACGTGCCCACCGTCGTGGTCACCGGCGGCTCCTCCGGGGCCCTGAACATGAACCGGACCGTGGCCGCGGTGGCCGGGGAGGTCGCCGCCCACGGCCACCAGCTGCTGCACGTCACCGGTCGCGGCAAGCAGGTCACCCGCGACGACGGCACCCTGCTGGAGGCCCCCGGCTACGTGCAGGTCGAGTACGTCGACGGCATGGAACGGGTCTACGCCGCCGCGGACCTGCTCGTGGCCCGCGCCGGGGCGGCGACCGTCTCCGAGGTCGCGGCCGTCGGGCTCCCGGCCGTGTTCGTGCCGCTGCCCGTGGGCAACGGCGAGCAGGCGCTCAACGCCGCCTCCCTCGTGGCCGCGGGTGCGGCGCGGCTGGTGTCCGACGACGCCTTCACCCCCGACTGGTACCGCGAGCACGTCCACCCGCTGCTGGCCGCGCCCGACGGGCTCGCCGCCATGGCCGCCGCCAGCCGGGAGCACGGCGTGCGCGACGCCGACGCCGTCCTGGCGCGGCTGATCCTCGAGGAGGTCCCCCGTGGTCGCTGA
- the murD gene encoding UDP-N-acetylmuramoyl-L-alanine--D-glutamate ligase: protein MIHASNDNPVLNRPRLAGLTGWDADWSGLRVVVAGIGVSGFAAADTLIELGARVVVVDGADTPATRGKADTLRIVGAADVLLGEQHQSSVPDVDGERPELVVTSPGLRPDSPLLAAAAAERIQIWGDVELAWRVRERAGRRTAEWVCVTGTNGKTTTVGMTEAMLRAAGFTVAAVGNVGTPVLDALREPVEHDVLVVELSSFQLHWAHSVSPLASVVLNVAEDHVDWHGGYANYVADKSRIFEHTRVACVYNAQQPETVRMVEEADVVEGCRAVGFTLETPDVSMLGLVEDLLVDRAFLEDRRGSALELASVADTGPIPTPHGVANALAAAALARAAGAPPEAVRDGLRAWEPGDHRIQAVATTHGVVWVNDSKATNPHAADAALSAFGSVVWIAGGLSKGVSYDRLVARHADRLRTVVLIGTDNDGLLAALAEHAPAVPVLPAGADGAADGDAVMAAAVRLAHGAAQRGDTVLMAPASASMDQFTSYAHRGDAFIREVAELVERLS from the coding sequence ATGATCCACGCGAGCAACGACAACCCCGTCCTGAACCGGCCGCGGCTGGCCGGGCTCACCGGCTGGGACGCGGACTGGTCCGGGCTGCGCGTGGTCGTGGCCGGGATCGGCGTGTCCGGCTTCGCCGCCGCCGACACCCTGATCGAGCTGGGCGCCCGCGTCGTGGTGGTCGACGGGGCGGACACCCCCGCGACCCGCGGCAAGGCCGACACCCTGCGGATCGTGGGCGCCGCCGACGTCCTGCTGGGGGAGCAGCACCAGTCCTCCGTGCCCGACGTCGACGGCGAGCGGCCCGAGCTGGTGGTCACCTCTCCCGGGCTGCGGCCCGACTCCCCGCTGCTGGCCGCCGCGGCCGCCGAGCGGATCCAGATCTGGGGCGACGTCGAGCTCGCCTGGCGGGTCCGGGAGCGCGCCGGGCGCAGGACCGCCGAGTGGGTGTGCGTCACCGGCACCAACGGCAAGACCACCACGGTGGGGATGACGGAGGCGATGCTGCGGGCCGCCGGGTTCACCGTGGCGGCGGTGGGCAACGTGGGCACCCCGGTCCTCGACGCGCTGCGCGAGCCGGTGGAGCACGACGTACTCGTGGTGGAGCTCTCCAGCTTCCAGCTGCACTGGGCGCACTCGGTGTCCCCGCTGGCCTCGGTGGTGCTCAACGTCGCCGAGGACCACGTGGACTGGCACGGCGGCTACGCGAACTACGTCGCGGACAAGTCGCGGATCTTCGAGCACACCCGGGTGGCGTGCGTCTACAACGCCCAGCAGCCCGAGACCGTGCGGATGGTCGAGGAGGCCGACGTCGTGGAGGGCTGCCGCGCCGTGGGCTTCACCCTGGAGACCCCCGACGTGAGCATGCTCGGCCTGGTCGAGGACCTGCTCGTGGACCGGGCGTTCCTCGAGGACCGGCGCGGCTCCGCCCTCGAGCTCGCCTCCGTGGCGGACACCGGGCCGATCCCGACCCCGCACGGGGTCGCCAACGCCCTGGCCGCCGCGGCGCTGGCCCGCGCCGCCGGCGCGCCCCCGGAGGCCGTGCGGGACGGGCTGCGCGCCTGGGAGCCCGGCGACCACCGGATCCAGGCCGTGGCCACCACGCACGGGGTCGTGTGGGTCAACGACTCCAAGGCCACCAACCCGCACGCCGCGGACGCCGCCCTGTCGGCCTTCGGCTCGGTGGTGTGGATCGCCGGCGGGCTCTCCAAGGGGGTGTCCTACGACCGGCTCGTGGCCCGGCACGCGGACCGGCTGCGCACGGTGGTGCTCATCGGCACGGACAACGACGGGCTGCTCGCGGCCCTCGCCGAGCACGCCCCCGCCGTGCCCGTCCTGCCGGCCGGGGCGGACGGCGCCGCGGACGGGGACGCCGTGATGGCCGCGGCGGTGCGCCTGGCCCACGGGGCGGCGCAGCGGGGGGACACCGTGCTGATGGCCCCGGCCTCCGCGTCGATGGACCAGTTCACCTCCTACGCCCACCGGGGCGACGCGTTCATCCGCGAGGTCGCCGAGCTCGTGGAGCGGCTGTCGTGA